Proteins encoded together in one Synechococcus sp. A15-62 window:
- a CDS encoding DUF6554 family protein translates to MGPIRSSLVLSAAALIGAFSSVTPALQAAEPTEDKGAKIYCYMRSSGNDHKVSWNAAYAVIKRQGRSMFKTSPEHASVMITEAVVNDPGNFRDCGQFLGDLFGGNTQPATAATLGKSTTITESTIESTDDTTRYSY, encoded by the coding sequence ATGGGTCCCATCAGGTCATCGCTGGTTCTCTCCGCCGCGGCCCTGATCGGCGCTTTCAGCAGTGTTACGCCAGCCCTGCAAGCGGCCGAACCCACTGAAGACAAGGGAGCCAAGATCTATTGCTATATGCGATCCAGCGGCAACGACCACAAGGTGAGCTGGAATGCCGCCTACGCCGTGATCAAACGCCAGGGCAGGAGCATGTTCAAAACATCCCCGGAACATGCCTCGGTGATGATTACGGAAGCCGTCGTCAACGACCCCGGCAATTTCCGCGACTGTGGCCAGTTCCTTGGTGATCTGTTCGGCGGAAACACCCAACCAGCCACAGCTGCCACCCTTGGAAAGTCCACAACCATCACCGAAAGCACCATCGAAAGCACTGACGACACCACGCGTTACAGCTACTGA